One region of Bactrocera neohumeralis isolate Rockhampton chromosome 5, APGP_CSIRO_Bneo_wtdbg2-racon-allhic-juicebox.fasta_v2, whole genome shotgun sequence genomic DNA includes:
- the LOC126758719 gene encoding adenosylhomocysteinase codes for MKPQYKVADISLAEWGRKAIIIAENEMPGLMAIRKKYGPQKVLKGARIAGCLHMTVQTAVLIETLTELGAEVQWSSCNIFSTQDHAAAAIAKTGVPVYAWKGETDEEYLWCIEQTLVFSDGQPLNLILDDGGDLTNLVHEKFPQYLKDIKGLSEETTTGVHNLYKMVKEGRLGVPAINVNDSVTKSKFDNLYGCRESLIDGIKRATDVMIAGKVCCVAGYGDVGKGCAQALRGFGGRVIVTEIDPIIALQAAMEGYEVTTMEEACKEATIFVTTTGCKDIITGAHFEHMPDDAIVCNIGHFDCEIDVAWLNANAKEKINVKPQVDRYTLSNGNHIILLAEGRLVNLGCAHGHPSFVMSNSFSNQVLAQIELWTKADKYNVDVHMLPKILDEEVASLHLEKLGVKLTKLSDEQSKYLGVPKTGPFKPDHYRY; via the exons ATGAAGCCACAATACAAAGTTG ctGACATTAGTCTTGCTGAATGGGGACGCAAAGCCATCATCATCGCTGAGAATGAGATGCCCGGTCTGATGGCCATTCGCAAGAAGTATGGGCCACAAAAGGTGCTGAAGGGTGCGCGTATTGCTGGCTGTCTCCATATGACAGTACAAACCGCGGTATTAATAGAAACACTCACGGAATTGGGCGCAGAA gtTCAGTGGTCAAGCTGTAATATATTCAGTACCCAAGATCATGCTGCTGCAGCTATTGCCAAGACGGGAGTCCCAGTCTATGCATGGAAAGGTGAAACCGATGAAGAATACTTATG gtGCATTGAACAGACCTTAGTGTTCTCAGATGGTCAACCCTTGAACTTGATTCTTGATGATGGTGGTGATTTGACTAACTTGGTGCATGAAAAATTCCCACAATACCTGAAGGACATTAAGGGTTTGAGCGAAGAAACAACAACTGGTGTACACAATTTGTATAAAATGGTGAAGGAGGGACGTCTCGGTGTGCCAGCCATCAATGTCAACGATTCGGTGACCAAG AGCAAATTCGATAATCTGTATGGTTGTCGCGAGTCGCTAATTGATGGTATTAAACGTGCCACCGATGTGATGATTGCTGGCAAAGTGTGCTGTGTTGCCGGTTATGGTGATGTGGGCAAAGGTTGTGCCCAAGCGCTGCGTGGTTTCGGCGGACGCGTTATTGTTACCGAAATCGATCCCATCATTGCTTTGCAAGCGGCTATGGAAGGTTATGAAGTGACCACCATGGAGGAGGCCTGCAAAGAAGCCACCATCTTCGTAACAACAACTGGTTGCAAGGACATCATTACTGGCGCACATTTCGAACACATGCCCGACGATGCGATCGTTTGTAACATTGGTCATTTCGATTGTGAAATCGATGTCGCCTGGTTGAATGCCAATGCCAAGGAGAAGATTAATGTCAAACCACAAGTCGATCGTTATACTCTTTCCAACGGCAACCATATTATTCTCTTGGCTGAAGGACGCTTGGTCAATTTGGGCTGCGCGCATGGTCATCCCAGCTTCGTGATGTCCAACTCGTTTAGTAATCAAGTGCTGGCACAAATCGAGTTGTGGACCAAGGCCGACAAATACAACgtagatgtacatatgttgccGAAAATACTCGATGAAGAGGTCGCCAGTCTACATTTGGAGAAATTGGGCGTGAAGCTAACCAAATTGAGTGACGAGCAATCCAAATACTTGGGTGTGCCCAAAACTGGTCCATTCAAACCCGATCACTACAGATACTAG